The following proteins come from a genomic window of Roseofilum capinflatum BLCC-M114:
- a CDS encoding LysR family transcriptional regulator translates to MAFLERSHLEIVRAVELHGTMTAAANALHLTQSALSHSMRKLEDRIGVKLWYREGRSLRLTPAGTHLLATANRLIPQFVHLEERLEQFARGERGTLRIGMECYPCYQWLQKIVAPYLRAWPLVDFEVKQEFQFGGIGALFAHEIDLLVTPDPLRKKSLHFEPVFDYEQVLVVSSDHPLAEKDHVIPRQLGEEVLFTYPVSRDRLDIYTCFLAPAGRTVRKQKAIESTDIMLQMVACGRGVAALPGWLVEEFSEKYPVRGVRLGSRGVQKQIFLGVRRTDLEVDYLHAFMALARNYSEHP, encoded by the coding sequence ATGGCATTTCTCGAACGTAGCCACCTTGAGATCGTCCGTGCGGTTGAACTGCACGGGACTATGACCGCCGCCGCCAATGCGCTACACCTGACGCAATCGGCTCTGAGCCACAGTATGCGTAAGTTGGAAGATCGGATAGGGGTGAAGCTTTGGTATCGGGAAGGACGCAGCCTTCGCCTGACTCCGGCGGGAACCCACTTGCTGGCCACGGCCAATCGCCTGATTCCCCAGTTCGTCCACCTAGAGGAACGATTAGAACAGTTCGCCCGTGGTGAGCGGGGAACATTACGAATTGGTATGGAGTGCTACCCCTGCTACCAGTGGCTGCAAAAGATCGTCGCCCCCTACTTACGCGCTTGGCCGTTGGTGGATTTTGAGGTCAAACAGGAGTTCCAATTTGGCGGCATCGGTGCGCTCTTCGCCCATGAGATTGACCTGCTGGTGACACCCGATCCGCTACGAAAAAAATCACTGCATTTTGAGCCGGTCTTTGACTATGAGCAGGTTCTGGTGGTCTCTTCAGATCATCCACTTGCAGAGAAGGATCACGTCATCCCCCGGCAGCTTGGTGAAGAAGTGCTTTTCACTTATCCGGTTTCTCGCGATCGCCTAGATATCTACACCTGCTTCCTCGCTCCGGCGGGCAGGACGGTCAGAAAACAGAAAGCGATCGAGAGTACGGACATCATGCTGCAAATGGTTGCCTGCGGACGCGGAGTGGCGGCTCTACCAGGCTGGCTGGTGGAGGAATTCTCGGAAAAGTATCCCGTGCGTGGAGTGCGACTCGGTTCCAGGGGGGTTCAAAAGCAAATCTTTTTGGGTGTCCGTCGCACCGATCTCGAAGTTGATTATCTCCATGCATTTATGGCGCTGGCTCGTAACTACAGTGAGCATCCTTGA
- a CDS encoding DUF1810 family protein, whose product MLECTTTVLGITGRSPYEIFGSPDDLKLRSCATLFAVVSPPDSVFVQLLEQFYNGQRDTKTLEWLGFEHL is encoded by the coding sequence TTGCTCGAATGTACGACAACGGTTTTAGGCATCACTGGGCGATCGCCATATGAGATTTTTGGCTCCCCGGATGACCTCAAATTGCGATCGTGTGCCACCTTATTTGCAGTGGTGTCACCGCCCGATTCTGTGTTTGTGCAATTGTTAGAGCAGTTTTACAATGGGCAAAGAGATACCAAGACGTTGGAGTGGTTAGGATTCGAGCATCTATAA
- a CDS encoding Rne/Rng family ribonuclease, translated as MPKQIIIAEQHRLAAVFEEDQIQELVVATGSHQVGDIYLGSVENVLPGIDAAFVNIGDAQRNGFIHVTDLGPLRLKRGSGTITELLVPQQKVLVQVMKEPTGSKGPRLTGNITLPGRYLVLMPYGRGVNLSRRIMGSQERSRLRALAILIKPAGMGLLVRTEAQAMAEEAIMEDLEELLGRWESILAEASSAAPPALLGRDDDFIVRVLRDMYSNDVNRIVVDSHTGLKRVKQQIMNWNGGKTPPGILIDHHREKNSILEYFRVNAAIREALKPRVDLPSGGYVIIEPTEALTVIDVNSGSFTSSATARETVLWTNCEAATEIARQLRLRNIAGVIIVDFIDMDSRKDQLRVLQHFEEALLADKARPQVAQLSELGLVELTRKRQGQNIYELFGHTCKTCNGLGHLAALPGEVEDPPAALQDRSYPVGRETPTPDLRSSETPAPTLKPDFVNELASSDEAGSGYGEPSSLRSSSGIDNLGEGFSADEEAIARRTRRRRPDAKDQGAYGYSEPAYRGGSDFSATTLHEGSRPSDVRFSSRKDYWDKPTNPRKRIGGRSIEAPPEVVKVPMTAEEQDIYALMGISPLVLLPNGESKNPKSTIIEVNSVDSHDSEGSTATLTLVATTPETEEEASPDPEKVAQEEGSWGWMSASGEPEPVSTQTLQPEDADGVSGSDDETGEEIPETRRRRRRRSSADSE; from the coding sequence ATGCCAAAGCAAATTATTATCGCCGAGCAGCATAGATTAGCTGCTGTTTTTGAAGAGGATCAAATCCAAGAACTTGTAGTCGCCACAGGAAGTCATCAAGTCGGAGACATTTATCTCGGTAGCGTAGAGAACGTCTTACCGGGTATTGATGCGGCCTTTGTGAACATTGGCGATGCCCAAAGAAATGGATTTATTCATGTGACGGATCTAGGCCCTCTGAGGCTTAAACGGGGTTCAGGAACGATTACGGAACTGCTGGTTCCCCAACAAAAGGTGCTGGTACAGGTGATGAAAGAACCCACGGGTTCTAAGGGGCCCCGGTTAACGGGTAATATTACCCTGCCCGGTCGCTATCTGGTGCTGATGCCCTATGGACGGGGGGTGAACCTATCGCGCCGGATTATGGGGTCTCAGGAGCGATCGCGCCTACGGGCCTTGGCCATCCTGATTAAACCGGCCGGTATGGGCTTGTTGGTGCGGACGGAAGCCCAAGCTATGGCCGAAGAAGCGATCATGGAAGACCTAGAAGAATTACTGGGTCGCTGGGAATCTATTTTAGCTGAAGCCAGTTCCGCCGCGCCCCCAGCCCTATTGGGTCGAGATGATGATTTTATTGTCCGCGTCCTCCGGGATATGTACAGCAATGATGTCAATCGCATTGTGGTAGACTCCCATACCGGTCTCAAGCGGGTGAAACAACAGATCATGAACTGGAATGGAGGTAAAACTCCGCCGGGTATCTTGATTGACCATCACCGGGAAAAGAACTCGATTTTGGAATACTTCCGGGTGAATGCGGCGATTCGAGAAGCCCTCAAACCCAGGGTAGACCTACCCTCCGGAGGCTATGTGATCATTGAGCCAACGGAGGCTCTAACGGTAATTGATGTGAACTCTGGCTCCTTTACCAGTTCCGCCACAGCCCGCGAAACGGTGCTGTGGACAAACTGCGAAGCGGCTACGGAAATCGCCCGTCAATTGCGTCTACGGAATATTGCTGGGGTGATTATTGTCGATTTCATTGACATGGACTCCCGAAAAGATCAGTTGAGAGTCCTCCAACATTTTGAGGAAGCCCTTTTAGCGGATAAGGCTCGCCCCCAAGTGGCTCAACTGTCGGAGTTGGGTTTGGTGGAATTAACCCGTAAACGCCAGGGACAAAATATTTATGAGCTGTTTGGCCATACCTGTAAAACTTGTAATGGTTTAGGCCATTTGGCAGCCCTGCCAGGGGAAGTAGAAGACCCCCCAGCCGCTCTACAGGATCGCTCCTATCCCGTGGGACGGGAAACCCCTACCCCAGATCTGCGCTCCTCAGAAACTCCGGCTCCCACCCTCAAGCCAGATTTTGTGAATGAGTTGGCTTCTAGTGATGAAGCTGGTTCGGGTTATGGGGAACCGTCTTCCCTGCGTAGCTCTTCGGGGATAGATAACCTGGGAGAAGGGTTTTCTGCTGATGAGGAGGCGATCGCCAGACGCACTCGCCGCCGCCGCCCGGATGCCAAAGATCAGGGCGCATATGGATATAGTGAGCCAGCCTATCGGGGAGGATCGGATTTTTCGGCCACAACGCTCCATGAAGGATCGCGACCCTCTGATGTTCGCTTTTCCTCTCGGAAAGACTATTGGGATAAACCCACGAACCCACGTAAACGTATCGGGGGACGATCCATAGAAGCTCCTCCAGAGGTGGTTAAGGTTCCGATGACTGCCGAAGAGCAAGATATCTATGCTTTGATGGGTATTTCGCCTTTGGTGTTGTTGCCTAATGGAGAAAGCAAAAACCCTAAATCAACGATTATTGAAGTCAATTCAGTAGATTCCCATGATTCTGAGGGTTCGACTGCAACTTTAACTTTGGTGGCTACTACCCCAGAGACTGAGGAGGAGGCTTCTCCAGACCCAGAGAAAGTAGCACAAGAAGAAGGCAGTTGGGGATGGATGTCTGCGAGTGGGGAGCCGGAACCCGTGAGTACCCAAACGCTACAGCCAGAAGATGCCGATGGGGTAAGTGGTTCCGATGATGAGACGGGTGAGGAGATTCCAGAAACTCGTCGCCGTCGTCGCCGCCGCTCTTCTGCGGATTCAGAATAA
- a CDS encoding Uma2 family endonuclease, with product MVQAPSKPLTLAEFLRLPEIEPANEYIDGQIIQKPMPRGKHSAIQAELVPAINSVVKTKRIARAFPELRCTFGDRSTVPDISVFIWSRIPRDENGEIANTFDIAPDWTIEILSPDQNQTKVTKNILHCLKHGTQMGWLIDPGEKTVFVYRPKQETEVFDQSNSLLPMPSFASELCLTVKDLFAWLLD from the coding sequence ATGGTACAAGCACCATCTAAACCGCTTACATTGGCAGAATTTCTCAGATTGCCAGAAATAGAACCGGCAAATGAATATATTGACGGACAGATTATCCAGAAGCCCATGCCACGAGGGAAACACAGTGCCATTCAAGCAGAATTGGTTCCTGCGATCAACAGTGTAGTCAAAACTAAGCGGATTGCTCGTGCTTTCCCCGAACTCCGTTGTACCTTTGGCGATCGCTCAACTGTTCCCGATATTTCTGTTTTTATTTGGAGTCGTATTCCTAGGGATGAGAATGGGGAAATTGCCAATACATTCGATATTGCACCAGACTGGACAATTGAAATTTTGTCTCCCGATCAAAACCAGACCAAAGTTACCAAAAATATTCTGCACTGTCTCAAGCATGGAACTCAAATGGGTTGGTTAATCGATCCCGGTGAAAAAACCGTATTTGTCTATCGTCCCAAGCAAGAAACTGAAGTATTTGATCAATCTAATTCACTTCTTCCCATGCCATCCTTTGCCAGTGAACTATGCTTAACCGTTAAGGATTTGTTTGCTTGGTTATTGGATTAA
- the metE gene encoding 5-methyltetrahydropteroyltriglutamate--homocysteine S-methyltransferase, producing MSNSHIKTHSLGYPRIGAKRELKKATEAYWKGNLPLSDLLATGKTLRETNWKKQQAAGIDLIPVNDFSFYDQVLDMSCLLGNVPSRFQWQGGQTDINTVFTIARGTEGGASLVEDEKDCQTNKISTFASEMTKWFNTNYHFIVPEFRADTKFSLSSTKVFDEFAEAKALGINAKPVLVGPVTYLSLGKVQDSKNPDFEPLTLLDRLLSVYEEIINKLAAAGAEWIQLDEPIVSTDLSDRQRDALKAAYDRLSKAKGSAKLLVTTYFGGVRDNLDNYLALPVDALHFDFVRGSEDIDTVLANFPQNTILSAGIVEGRNIWKNNYDASLDVLNKAKAAVGADRLWVAPSCSLMHSPVTLQNEQKLDDELKSWLAFADEKLTEVSELRQLLDEVGSAQILEANRAAAASRKSSKRIHNDAVKKRLAEVKPSDFDRASVFAERQPKQRAKLNLPEFPTTTIGSFPQTKEVRQARAQWKKGKLSDADYDQFLKEEIAKCVAFQDAIGVDMPVHGEFERNDMVEYFGENLEGFAFTSTGWVQSFGTRYVKPPIIFGDVSRPNPMTVYWSEYAQSLTDRPMKGMLTGPVTILQWSFVRDDQPRSVTTHQIALAIRDEVVDLESAGIAAIQIDEPAFREGLPLRRSEWDYYLDWAVKAFHLSACGVKDDTQIHTHMCYSEFNDIIDSIAALDADVITIETSRSNMELLDAFVDFKYPNEIGPGVYDIHSPRVPPTDEMSNLMSKAEAVIPRQNLWVNPDCGLKTRQWSEVKPSLINMVETAVKLRATAVSRGE from the coding sequence ATGAGTAACAGCCATATCAAAACCCATTCGCTGGGATACCCTCGCATTGGAGCCAAGCGTGAATTGAAAAAGGCCACGGAAGCCTACTGGAAAGGCAACCTGCCTCTTTCTGATCTGCTCGCTACGGGCAAGACCTTGCGCGAAACCAACTGGAAGAAGCAACAGGCTGCCGGAATCGATCTCATCCCGGTCAACGACTTTTCCTTTTATGACCAAGTGCTAGACATGAGTTGCCTGCTTGGTAATGTGCCGTCGCGCTTCCAGTGGCAAGGTGGGCAGACCGATATCAACACCGTTTTCACCATCGCTCGCGGTACAGAGGGTGGCGCTTCTTTGGTTGAAGACGAGAAAGACTGCCAAACGAACAAGATTTCCACGTTCGCCAGCGAGATGACCAAGTGGTTCAACACGAATTACCACTTCATCGTCCCTGAGTTTCGGGCGGACACGAAGTTTTCCCTGAGCAGCACAAAAGTCTTCGATGAGTTCGCAGAAGCTAAGGCACTGGGGATTAACGCGAAGCCGGTGCTGGTCGGCCCCGTGACTTACCTCTCCCTAGGCAAGGTACAGGATTCTAAAAACCCGGACTTTGAGCCGTTGACCCTCCTCGATCGCCTTCTCTCTGTCTATGAAGAGATCATCAACAAGCTGGCAGCCGCAGGAGCGGAATGGATACAGCTCGATGAGCCGATTGTTTCCACGGATCTTAGCGATCGCCAGCGCGATGCTTTGAAGGCAGCATACGATCGCCTCTCCAAGGCCAAAGGTTCCGCCAAGTTGCTCGTCACCACCTATTTTGGTGGCGTGAGAGATAATCTCGATAACTACCTCGCGTTGCCCGTTGATGCATTGCACTTTGATTTCGTGCGCGGTTCAGAGGACATCGACACTGTTCTAGCCAACTTCCCACAGAACACAATTCTCTCCGCCGGAATCGTCGAAGGCCGTAATATCTGGAAGAACAATTACGATGCCTCACTAGACGTTTTGAATAAGGCCAAGGCTGCTGTCGGCGCGGATCGGCTCTGGGTCGCACCGAGCTGCTCGCTGATGCATTCACCCGTTACCCTGCAAAACGAACAAAAGCTTGATGACGAGCTAAAAAGCTGGTTAGCCTTTGCTGACGAAAAACTCACGGAAGTCAGCGAACTCCGGCAGCTTCTCGATGAAGTCGGCAGTGCCCAGATCCTTGAAGCCAACCGTGCCGCCGCCGCATCCCGGAAGTCTAGCAAGCGCATCCACAATGATGCCGTGAAAAAGCGCCTTGCTGAGGTTAAACCCAGCGATTTCGATCGCGCCTCGGTCTTTGCTGAACGTCAACCCAAACAGCGAGCCAAGCTGAATCTGCCAGAATTCCCCACCACAACCATCGGCTCGTTCCCGCAGACCAAAGAAGTGCGTCAGGCACGCGCCCAGTGGAAAAAAGGGAAACTCAGCGATGCAGACTACGACCAGTTCCTGAAGGAAGAAATCGCGAAATGCGTTGCCTTCCAAGATGCGATCGGAGTCGATATGCCTGTTCATGGCGAGTTTGAGCGCAATGACATGGTGGAATACTTTGGCGAAAATCTCGAAGGCTTTGCCTTTACCAGCACCGGCTGGGTGCAGAGCTTTGGTACTCGCTACGTGAAACCGCCGATTATTTTTGGCGATGTCAGCCGTCCCAACCCGATGACGGTGTACTGGTCTGAGTATGCTCAATCCCTGACCGATCGCCCGATGAAGGGGATGCTCACCGGCCCGGTTACAATCCTCCAGTGGAGCTTCGTGCGCGACGACCAGCCGCGCTCCGTCACCACCCATCAGATCGCCCTCGCCATTCGCGATGAAGTGGTAGACCTCGAATCCGCCGGGATCGCCGCCATCCAGATCGATGAACCAGCCTTCCGCGAAGGCCTGCCGCTACGCCGGAGCGAGTGGGATTACTATCTCGACTGGGCAGTGAAGGCCTTTCACCTCAGCGCCTGCGGCGTGAAGGATGATACCCAGATCCACACTCATATGTGCTACTCTGAATTCAACGACATCATCGACTCGATCGCCGCTCTGGATGCCGATGTCATCACGATTGAGACCTCGCGATCGAATATGGAGCTGCTCGATGCCTTCGTGGACTTTAAGTATCCCAATGAGATCGGCCCAGGGGTCTATGACATCCACTCACCACGAGTGCCGCCCACCGATGAGATGAGCAACCTTATGTCAAAAGCGGAAGCCGTGATCCCGCGTCAGAACCTCTGGGTCAACCCAGATTGTGGCCTCAAGACTCGCCAATGGTCGGAAGTGAAGCCTTCCCTCATCAACATGGTCGAGACCGCAGTAAAACTTCGTGCTACGGCAGTTTCGAGAGGTGAATGA
- a CDS encoding fatty acid desaturase: MNTMVKKSDFVLAPYIKSSDRRATYQILNTVVPYIVLWVLAVKTVSISLWLLPPIVGLMVLFLLRCFSLMHDCGHYSLFRSKRANRVVGFALGVVNAIPQYAWSRDHAYHHKTNGDWQRYRGIGDFLSVEEFAQLSAFDQKLYGLLRQPLMTLPGGFFYLVIQPRLTLILGILGFVRHGLTCLKTNGFKNFRSIVSSYKSEHWQTSKEFWDVLLNNIFVVGSWFILSHLVGLGLFWGLYATVMTLAGAIFICVFFVQHNFEGAYAQKTVDWDYLCGAIEGSSYLDLPPILRWFTADISYHSIHHLSERIPNYNLAACHRANSHLLSNVTTLRLGDVLHCSKFILWDAAANRLVPVPTKKKALFAA; encoded by the coding sequence ATGAACACCATGGTCAAAAAGTCAGATTTTGTCTTAGCGCCTTACATAAAAAGCAGTGACCGACGCGCCACCTATCAAATTCTCAACACCGTGGTTCCCTACATTGTGCTGTGGGTTTTGGCTGTTAAAACGGTCTCCATTTCCCTCTGGCTGTTGCCGCCGATCGTTGGGTTAATGGTGCTTTTTTTGTTGCGCTGCTTTTCGCTGATGCATGATTGCGGACACTATTCCCTATTTCGATCCAAACGGGCCAATAGAGTGGTGGGCTTTGCGCTGGGAGTCGTTAACGCGATCCCTCAATATGCCTGGTCGAGGGATCATGCCTATCACCACAAAACCAATGGCGACTGGCAACGGTATCGCGGTATTGGTGACTTTCTCTCTGTCGAAGAGTTTGCTCAACTCAGCGCCTTCGACCAGAAACTCTACGGCCTACTTCGGCAGCCACTTATGACTCTGCCGGGAGGTTTCTTCTATCTCGTGATTCAGCCCAGGCTGACGTTGATATTAGGTATTCTAGGGTTTGTCAGGCACGGGTTGACCTGCTTAAAAACTAATGGGTTCAAAAACTTCAGATCGATTGTTTCTTCATATAAGTCCGAGCATTGGCAGACAAGCAAAGAGTTTTGGGATGTGCTGTTGAACAACATTTTTGTTGTAGGCAGTTGGTTTATTTTGAGCCATCTAGTCGGACTGGGACTATTTTGGGGTCTGTATGCAACTGTGATGACCTTGGCTGGAGCAATTTTTATCTGTGTCTTTTTTGTACAACACAATTTTGAAGGTGCTTATGCCCAGAAAACTGTGGATTGGGACTACCTGTGCGGGGCGATTGAGGGTAGCAGCTATCTAGATTTGCCACCCATTCTGCGCTGGTTTACCGCCGATATCAGCTACCACAGCATTCACCATCTCTCAGAGCGAATTCCGAACTACAACTTGGCTGCCTGCCATCGAGCCAATTCTCACCTGCTCTCGAATGTGACAACCCTGCGGCTTGGCGATGTACTCCACTGTTCCAAATTTATCCTGTGGGATGCCGCCGCTAATCGGCTGGTTCCAGTACCAACCAAGAAAAAGGCATTGTTCGCGGCTTAG
- a CDS encoding PEP-CTERM sorting domain-containing protein (PEP-CTERM proteins occur, often in large numbers, in the proteomes of bacteria that also encode an exosortase, a predicted intramembrane cysteine proteinase. The presence of a PEP-CTERM domain at a protein's C-terminus predicts cleavage within the sorting domain, followed by covalent anchoring to some some component of the (usually Gram-negative) cell surface. Many PEP-CTERM proteins exhibit an unusual sequence composition that includes large numbers of potential glycosylation sites. Expression of one such protein has been shown restore the ability of a bacterium to form floc, a type of biofilm.), producing MSISVVLIAGVAELGVSQAAFSASLTTLFSANNGGNTGGAVYFNIETGANALSITGFDTNTAELFGPTAGFEVYTKLGTAQGFEGNIGAWDLESTGTITPSGRDNPSAVDLDNPFVLEANTLYGFALVMPSSVGHDYTNGSGCSAYVAGGNCSSSNGDLSFIGGSASNSPFSTSSPFAPRIWNGTIEYEVVAESVPEPTALLGLVGLGCGLLVSKRNQRKS from the coding sequence TTGTCTATTAGTGTTGTGTTAATTGCAGGGGTGGCAGAACTGGGAGTATCCCAAGCCGCTTTCAGTGCCAGCCTAACCACACTGTTTAGCGCCAACAATGGCGGCAACACTGGTGGTGCTGTTTACTTCAATATCGAGACGGGGGCTAATGCTCTCTCAATCACGGGTTTCGACACCAACACAGCAGAGCTATTTGGCCCAACTGCGGGATTTGAGGTCTATACCAAATTAGGTACGGCACAAGGGTTTGAAGGCAATATTGGAGCCTGGGATCTCGAATCAACTGGAACCATCACCCCTAGCGGACGGGATAATCCTAGTGCTGTAGATTTAGATAATCCATTTGTACTCGAAGCTAACACCCTTTATGGTTTCGCCCTGGTTATGCCTAGTAGTGTAGGCCATGATTATACCAATGGCAGTGGTTGTAGTGCTTATGTGGCTGGTGGAAACTGTTCCTCTTCTAATGGCGATCTTTCCTTTATTGGGGGTTCAGCATCAAACTCGCCTTTTAGTACATCAAGCCCTTTCGCTCCACGGATTTGGAATGGTACTATTGAATATGAAGTTGTTGCTGAAAGCGTTCCGGAACCTACCGCTCTTCTAGGTTTAGTGGGCTTAGGTTGTGGTTTATTAGTGTCTAAACGCAATCAAAGGAAGAGTTAG
- a CDS encoding ABC transporter ATP-binding protein, translating into MKPRSSYYDLIPYLRQEWQTIAQALFCTLVFTGFWPILAQLAGEIAELISQGLVVQIAQVAAIAAGVFLLRGLVQYGQDALMAKAAFLIARDLRQEVYRHLHRLSLDYFETAKTGDLSYRLTEDVDRIGEAINKIFHQFIPSILQLIVVIGYMVYINWQLTLAVAIVAPLMALLVGWFGEQLLQYSRRSQNRVSDLASLISEVLGGIRLVQAFGAADYEVERFSLEAERNRRAKYNAERLKAIQFPVVGFLEAMSIIFLLFLGGWQIQQGNLTGNGFLRYVVATAMLIDPISFATTNFNEFKQAEASVDRVFELMKIAPQVVESAEAIALPRVEGTVEYNQVYFAYDRQKPVLQGLSFQVKPGQVIALVGPSGAGKTTLVNLLLRFYDVQSGEILIDGLNIRQVTLNSLRQQIGIVPQETILFSGTVAQNIAFGQKDFNLEQVEEAAKIANAHPFIEQLPEGYQTWMGERGMTLSGGQRQRVAIARAVYLNPQILILDEATSALDSESESLVQEALERVMNNRTVFIIAHRLATVRRADRILVVEQGQIVESGTHQELLDKGDRYALFHARQFN; encoded by the coding sequence GTGAAACCGCGCTCAAGCTATTACGATTTAATTCCTTATCTGCGTCAAGAGTGGCAAACGATCGCCCAAGCCTTATTCTGTACGCTTGTGTTTACTGGCTTTTGGCCGATTTTAGCCCAACTCGCTGGAGAGATCGCCGAGTTGATTAGCCAAGGTTTGGTGGTGCAAATTGCCCAAGTTGCGGCGATCGCGGCGGGGGTGTTTCTCTTGCGAGGCTTGGTACAATACGGGCAGGATGCTTTAATGGCCAAAGCTGCATTTCTGATTGCCCGCGATCTACGGCAAGAAGTCTATCGCCATTTACACCGCCTCAGTTTAGATTACTTTGAAACTGCCAAAACCGGCGATTTATCCTATCGACTCACGGAAGATGTCGATCGCATTGGTGAAGCCATTAACAAGATCTTTCACCAGTTTATTCCCAGCATTCTCCAGCTCATTGTCGTCATTGGCTACATGGTTTACATTAACTGGCAGCTTACCCTAGCCGTTGCCATTGTCGCCCCTTTAATGGCTCTGTTGGTGGGATGGTTTGGGGAACAATTGCTTCAGTATTCCCGCCGCAGTCAAAATCGAGTCTCGGATTTAGCCTCTTTGATTTCCGAGGTCTTGGGCGGCATTCGTTTAGTGCAAGCCTTTGGTGCTGCTGATTATGAAGTCGAGCGCTTTAGTCTAGAAGCCGAACGCAATCGTCGCGCTAAGTATAATGCCGAACGATTAAAGGCAATTCAGTTTCCCGTGGTGGGTTTCCTAGAAGCCATGAGCATCATCTTCCTGTTGTTTCTGGGAGGATGGCAAATTCAACAGGGAAATCTGACGGGGAATGGCTTTTTGCGCTATGTGGTGGCAACTGCCATGCTCATCGATCCGATTTCCTTTGCTACCACCAATTTTAATGAGTTTAAGCAAGCGGAAGCCTCTGTAGACCGGGTATTTGAGTTAATGAAGATTGCCCCCCAGGTGGTCGAGAGTGCCGAGGCGATCGCCTTACCCAGAGTTGAGGGAACCGTAGAATACAACCAGGTTTATTTTGCCTATGATCGCCAGAAACCCGTTTTACAGGGTCTCAGTTTTCAGGTCAAACCTGGTCAAGTCATCGCCCTAGTGGGGCCTTCCGGAGCCGGTAAAACCACCCTAGTGAATCTACTCTTGCGGTTTTATGATGTGCAGAGCGGTGAAATTCTCATCGATGGCCTAAATATCCGTCAGGTTACCTTAAATTCCCTACGGCAACAAATTGGCATCGTGCCCCAAGAAACGATCCTCTTTTCCGGCACAGTCGCGCAGAATATCGCTTTTGGTCAAAAAGACTTCAATCTTGAGCAAGTGGAAGAAGCAGCTAAAATTGCCAATGCTCACCCGTTTATCGAACAACTGCCCGAAGGCTATCAGACGTGGATGGGAGAGCGAGGAATGACCTTATCGGGGGGACAACGACAGCGAGTGGCGATCGCCCGTGCCGTATATCTCAATCCTCAGATCTTAATTCTCGATGAAGCCACCTCTGCCCTAGACTCAGAATCGGAGAGCCTGGTACAAGAAGCCCTAGAGCGGGTAATGAACAATCGCACCGTCTTCATTATTGCCCACCGGTTAGCCACCGTGCGTCGAGCCGATCGCATCCTAGTGGTGGAACAGGGGCAAATTGTCGAGTCTGGAACCCATCAGGAACTCTTGGATAAAGGCGATCGCTATGCTCTCTTTCATGCACGCCAGTTCAATTAA
- a CDS encoding ribonuclease HII gives MDRIVRVAGVDEVGRGSLFGPVVAAAVMVSPEVGHRLQGLGVTDSKRLSHRKREQLLGVIQELAIDCQLGVASVAEIDQFNILQASLLAMRRAVLKLAVVPQVCLVDGLYEIPEWQGVQKTVVKGDQTEVAIAAASIFAKVWRDELITRLDPMFPQYDLRANKGYGTKKHRQAIAEFGRSCLHRRSFKLH, from the coding sequence TTGGATCGGATCGTTCGAGTGGCAGGGGTTGATGAAGTGGGCCGAGGTTCGCTCTTCGGCCCCGTGGTGGCGGCTGCGGTAATGGTCTCGCCAGAGGTGGGCCATCGGTTGCAGGGTTTGGGGGTGACCGATAGTAAGAGGTTGAGCCACCGCAAGCGAGAGCAGTTATTAGGCGTGATTCAAGAGTTGGCGATCGATTGTCAATTGGGTGTGGCCTCAGTGGCGGAAATTGACCAGTTTAATATTTTACAGGCTTCCTTGTTGGCGATGAGGCGGGCGGTGTTGAAATTGGCCGTGGTTCCCCAGGTCTGTTTGGTAGATGGACTCTATGAGATTCCTGAATGGCAAGGGGTTCAAAAGACGGTGGTCAAGGGAGACCAGACGGAGGTGGCGATCGCCGCCGCCAGTATCTTTGCGAAGGTCTGGCGAGATGAGTTAATCACTCGCTTAGATCCGATGTTTCCCCAGTACGATCTGAGGGCGAATAAGGGTTATGGCACGAAGAAACACCGCCAGGCGATCGCCGAGTTTGGCCGATCTTGTCTGCATCGGCGATCGTTTAAACTCCACTAA